The Neobacillus sp. PS3-34 genome has a window encoding:
- a CDS encoding HAMP domain-containing sensor histidine kinase translates to MADTVWMDKEKMRRAFINLLGNAIRYAKSQVLIKSFFEDGHAVIEIKDDGPGIAAEEEKKIFQRFYSGEAGGSGMGLAITKAIIEGHGGTITASNAESGGAVFKIVIPG, encoded by the coding sequence ATGGCTGATACCGTTTGGATGGACAAGGAAAAAATGAGAAGGGCATTTATCAATTTATTGGGGAATGCAATCCGCTATGCAAAATCCCAAGTTTTAATTAAAAGCTTTTTTGAAGATGGGCATGCCGTCATTGAGATTAAAGATGATGGTCCAGGGATTGCAGCTGAGGAAGAAAAGAAGATATTCCAGCGATTTTACAGCGGAGAGGCAGGCGGGTCAGGCATGGGCCTCGCCATCACCAAGGCCATCATCGAAGGCCATGGCGGTACCATAACAGCGTCTAACGCCGAATCGGGCGGAGCGGTGTTTAAGATCGTAATTCCTGGGTGA